The Montipora capricornis isolate CH-2021 chromosome 3, ASM3666992v2, whole genome shotgun sequence genome window below encodes:
- the LOC138040205 gene encoding uncharacterized protein translates to MAEYRFRQPKSVEDEERCVLNAIPKSTRYKNKWAARIFEEWGKARFPKVATLEPGGLFKEYDLHKVQSLEIPLLQMDALSVNYWLTKFVQEVAKPSKERYPPKTIYQIVCGLRRFMEENNEKLDFNPLDASDKRCDFVAVCSTCYYLF, encoded by the coding sequence ATGGCAGAATACCGATTTCGACAACCGAAATCCGTTGAGGATGAGGAAAGGTGTGTCTTAAATGCTATTCCAAAGTCGACgcgatacaaaaacaaatgggcGGCTCGTATTTTTGAAGAGTGGGGAAAAGCCCGATTTCCGAAAGTAGCAACGCTGGAACCAGGTGGTCTTTTTAAAGAATATGATCTGCACAAAGTTCAGTCGTTGGAAATTCCTTTACTTCAAATGGATGCTTTAAGCGTTAATTATTGGCTGACGAAGTTTGTGCAAGAAGTTGCGAAACCTTCAAAGGAAAGATATCCACCCAAAACGATATACCAGATTGTTTGTGGATTACGTCGCTTTATGGAGgagaacaatgaaaagttgGATTTTAATCCTCTCGATGCTTCGGATAAAAGGTGCgattttgttgctgtttgtagcacttgttattatttattctaA